The genomic window TCCTGTTTGACTTCATCGCTAGGATTAGCCATGTCGTAATGAAATGATTGGACTGTAATTGGACCTTTGTTTGTTTTCATGATCTAGCTCCTTAATCTAATTTGTCGTGCTCATAATGATGACTTAGTTCAAGACCTGCAAAATGCTGTTGACGAACTGCTTCATAGATCACCAATGCTGCAGTGTTTGATAAATTCAAAGCACGGATATTATCGCTCATTGGAATTCGCAGACATTTTTCAGGATTTTCACGCATGAATTTTTCAGGCAATCCGGTAGTTTCCTTACCGAATAAAAAGTAGTGGTCAACGCTAGTATCCGAAAAGTCTGTGTCACTATATACTTTATCAGAAAACTTAGTGATCAAATACAAGTATTGTTCATCAGGAATGCTGTTCATGAAGTCGTCTAGATC from Companilactobacillus sp. includes these protein-coding regions:
- the trmL gene encoding tRNA (uridine(34)/cytosine(34)/5-carboxymethylaminomethyluridine(34)-2'-O)-methyltransferase TrmL, translated to MTNHIALFEPLMPANTGNIARTCAGTNTKLHLIRPLGFSTDDAHMKRAGLDYWNKVDITYHDDLDDFMNSIPDEQYLYLITKFSDKVYSDTDFSDTSVDHYFLFGKETTGLPEKFMRENPEKCLRIPMSDNIRALNLSNTAALVIYEAVRQQHFAGLELSHHYEHDKLD